Genomic window (Pseudomonas sp. MM211):
AGATACAGCTCGTCTTCATCGACTTCGGCGAGGGCGGCGACACGGGAAAGATCCATGCGCTGCTTGAGCTCAACTTCCTCGAAGTAGGGCTCATTGGCGATTGGGCTCAGGCTCACGCCGTAAGCATTGGGCGCCATGATCACCTGGGAAAGGGCGAGCAGCTTGGGCACGTAATTCTGAGTTTCCTGGGGCAGCGAGAGGTTCCAGTAGTCGGTCGGCAGGCCGAGCTTCTGGTTGCGCTCAATGGCCCGGCTGACTCGACCTTCACCGGCGTTGTAGGCAGCCAGGGCCAGCAGCCAGTCACCGTTAAACATCTCGTGCAGGCGAGCCAGGTAATTCATGGCGGCCTGGGTGGACGCTGTGACGTCGCGACGGCCGTCGTACCAACTGGTCTGGCGCAGGTTGAAGTTGCGCCCAGTGGACGGGATGAACTGCCACAGGCCAACTGCATCGGCCGGAGAGTAGGCAAATGGGTTGTAGGCACTTTCGATCATCGGCAGCAGTGCCAATTCCATCGGCATGTTGCGTTCTTGCAGACGCTCGACGATGTAGTGAATGTACGGGTTACTGCGCTCCCCGGACTTCTCGACGAAAGACGGGTTGCTGGCGAACCACAGGCGCTGCTGTTCGATACGCGGGTTGACGCCGATGTTGTCCTGCAACTGATAACCCGCTCGCACCCGTTCCCAGATGTCCTTGGGTTGCTCAGCCTGAGCCGGCCCATTGATCCACAGAGGCTCGTGCGGAGTCCTGCCGCTCAGATCGACTGCAGGGACTGAGTCAACGGCCTGTTGATCCAGGCTTTGGCAGCCGCTGAGAATGGCAAAAATGGCCACTGCAAGCGCCGGATAACGCAAGGACAATGCCTTTGAATTCAGTGAGTTACAGGGCTGATAAGGCATTGGTTAGTGGGGGTGTCCTGGATCGAAAGTTGGAGGATTCTAGAAACCGATCCAGGGGTGGTCAAGTTTTGACCAGAGTTTTTGCGGCCCAGTCGTGTTTCAGAAGTGATCTTTCCAGGCACGTAATGCCGCGAAAACCTCGGCCTCGCTGTCGATCGAGCGACCCTCGCGGCTGGCGATCATTTCTTTAACCGATGTTTCAGCGCCGCGCAGAAAGGGGTTAGTCACGCGCTCCAGTTCCAG
Coding sequences:
- a CDS encoding lytic transglycosylase, with protein sequence MPYQPCNSLNSKALSLRYPALAVAIFAILSGCQSLDQQAVDSVPAVDLSGRTPHEPLWINGPAQAEQPKDIWERVRAGYQLQDNIGVNPRIEQQRLWFASNPSFVEKSGERSNPYIHYIVERLQERNMPMELALLPMIESAYNPFAYSPADAVGLWQFIPSTGRNFNLRQTSWYDGRRDVTASTQAAMNYLARLHEMFNGDWLLALAAYNAGEGRVSRAIERNQKLGLPTDYWNLSLPQETQNYVPKLLALSQVIMAPNAYGVSLSPIANEPYFEEVELKQRMDLSRVAALAEVDEDELYLLNPAFKKRITVDGPQHLLVPTQKVELLTANLSTLKPEDLQNWQEYVVRPGDNLHGIANRYELSVASIKELNQIAGNTLRVGQLLNLPTTAQPAPDSTPQRTANTAIASRSYQVRNGDNLWQIAKAHNVAVTDIQRWNTLKGNSLRVGQNLKLQGTAGTQAVASLERDDVTYYKVRKGDSLHLIAKRFNVQMKNLQSWNPRTGKALKPGQVLTLRLPN